The following are encoded in a window of Impatiens glandulifera chromosome 5, dImpGla2.1, whole genome shotgun sequence genomic DNA:
- the LOC124939895 gene encoding beta-amyrin 28-monooxygenase-like, whose product MADDMNLLMISTVFLSILLPIILFLINKKSHENHHTKVPPGSLGLPVVGQSLNLLWAMKSNTDHKWISDRVNKYGAVSKLGLFGKPTVFIHGQAANKFLFTSKGDHLGSGQTDSFKTIMGERNILELSGEDHKRVRGALMSFLKPECLKDYVGKMDQELQTHLQTHWTPAANTQKSIKVLPLMKSLTFNIISSLLIGIEHGSRREELLDSFNNLVDGLWSLPINLPLTKYRRSIKASTKITDIIKDVIREKKANLAAGKGSTNEDIITSLISSKLSDDDIVHSMKFIMVAGHDTSSIVQTFIIRQLGLDPVVYETLLQEQEEVSRSKGSRPLLTWEDLGKMKYTWKVALEIMRLVPPVFGGFRKALKDIEYEGFLIPKGWQVLWVSSMTHMDNDIFPDASKFDPSRFDNLGSVPSYYYIPFGAGPRICPGYEFAKIEILVTIHYIVTRFKWKLCCDDNFFGRDLLPMPTQGLPIQIVSRE is encoded by the exons atGGCAGATGACATGAATCTTCTTATGATTTCCACCGTTTTCCTATCCATTCTATTACCCATTATCTTGTTTCTCATAAACAAGAAATCACATGAGAATCATCATACAAAGGTACCACCTGGTTCTCTGGGCTTACCAGTGGTGGGGCAAAGCCTGAATCTCCTGTGGGCGATGAAATCAAACACCGATCACAAATGGATTTCCGATAGGGTAAACAAGTATGGTGCCGTATCCAAGCTAGGCCTGTTTGGAAAGCCAACTGTGTTTATCCACGGCCAGGCCGCAAACAAGTTCTTATTTACTAGCAAAGGTGATCACTTGGGGAGCGGCCAGACGGACTCGTTCAAAACGATAATGGGGGAACGGAACATTCTAGAACTAAGTGGGGAGGATCATAAACGGGTCAGGGGTGCACTTATGTCGTTCTTGAAGCCGGAGTGTTTGAAGGATTACGTTGGTAAGATGGATCAAGAACTCCAAACCCACCTTCAAACCCATTGGACCCCAGCCGCGAATACACAGAAAAGTATCAAG GTGTTGCCACTGATGAAGAGCCTTACTTTCAACATAATTTCTTCTCTTCTAATTGGGATTGAACATGGGTCAAGGAGAGAAGAGTTACTAGACAGTTTTAATAATCTAGTAGACGGATTGTGGTCACTCCCAATTAATCTTCCCTTGACGAAATACAGAAGAAGCATCAAGGCCAGTACCAAGATCACTGACATAATTAAGGACGTCATTCGCGAAAAGAAAGCAAATTTGGCTGCTGGGAAAGGATCAACTAACGAGGACATCATCACTTCCTTGATCAGCAGCAAACTATCCGACGACGATATCGTTCATAGCATGAAGTTTATCATGGTTGCAGGTCACGACACCTCTTCCATCGTCCAAACATTCATTATTAGGCAACTCGGCCTTGACCCTGTCGTTTATGAAACCCTTCTTCAAg AACAAGAAGAAGTATCGAGAAGCAAAGGCTCTCGGCCGCTGCTTACATGGGAAGATCTAGGGAAGATGAAATATACATGGAAAGTAGCtttagaaattatgagattGGTTCCTCCAGTCTTTGGAGGGTTTAGGAAAGCACTAAAAGATATTGAGTATGAAGGTTTCCTAATTCCCAAAGGATGGCAA GTTTTATGGGTATCAAGCATGACTCATATGGACAATGACATATTCCCAGATGCGTCCAAGTTTGATCCATCAAGATTTGATAACCTAGGAAGCGTTCCATCTTACTACTACATTCCCTTTGGAGCTGGGCCTCGGATATGCCCAGGATACGAGTTTGCTAAAATTGAGATTCTGGTCACAATCCATTACATTGTCACCCGCTTCAAATGGAAGTTATGCTGCGACGATAATTTCTTTGGACGCGATCTATTGCCAATGCCTACTCAAGGACTTCCCATTCAAATTGTTTCAAGGGAGTAG